In the Methylomonas rhizoryzae genome, one interval contains:
- a CDS encoding SPFH domain-containing protein, protein MGGFSLFVTVLFAFAILMVFMSVKSVPQGMEYTVERFGKYINTLTPGLNIIVPIIDRIGRRLNMMEQVLDVPSQEVITKDNAMVRVDGVVFYQIMDAAKAAYEVNYLDVAIINLVMTNIRTVMGSMDLDELLSRRDEINARLLAVVDDATTPWGIKVTRIEIKDIAPPKDLVDSMARQMKAEREKRAQILEAEGLRQAEILKAEGLKQSAILEAEGRKEAAFREAEARERMAEAEAKATMMVSEAIAKGDVQAINFFVAQKYIESLKAVAAADNSKLILMPLEASSVIGALGGIGELAKEALNKKG, encoded by the coding sequence ATGGGCGGGTTCAGTTTGTTTGTCACCGTATTGTTTGCGTTTGCCATTTTAATGGTGTTCATGAGCGTGAAATCGGTACCTCAGGGCATGGAATACACGGTCGAACGTTTCGGTAAATACATCAATACCCTGACGCCGGGGTTGAATATCATCGTACCTATCATCGATCGTATCGGTCGGCGCTTGAATATGATGGAACAAGTGCTGGATGTGCCGTCTCAGGAGGTGATTACCAAGGATAATGCGATGGTCAGGGTAGACGGCGTGGTGTTTTACCAAATCATGGATGCCGCCAAGGCGGCTTATGAGGTCAACTACTTGGATGTAGCCATCATCAATCTGGTCATGACCAATATCCGCACCGTGATGGGTTCCATGGATTTGGACGAGCTGTTATCGCGGCGCGACGAAATCAATGCCCGGTTGTTGGCGGTGGTGGACGACGCGACTACGCCTTGGGGCATCAAAGTGACCCGTATAGAAATCAAAGATATCGCGCCGCCCAAGGACTTGGTCGACTCTATGGCAAGACAAATGAAAGCCGAGCGGGAAAAACGCGCACAGATTTTGGAGGCGGAAGGCTTGCGGCAGGCGGAAATTTTGAAAGCGGAAGGCTTGAAGCAAAGCGCAATCTTGGAAGCGGAAGGCCGTAAAGAGGCCGCTTTTCGCGAAGCGGAGGCGCGCGAACGGATGGCGGAAGCCGAGGCTAAGGCCACGATGATGGTGTCGGAAGCGATAGCCAAGGGCGACGTGCAAGCGATCAATTTTTTTGTGGCACAAAAATATATCGAATCGTTGAAAGCGGTTGCGGCGGCGGACAATAGCAAACTTATTTTGATGCCGTTGGAAGCCTCCAGCGTGATCGGCGCGTTGGGCGGTATCGGCGAATTGGCCAAAGAAGCCTTGAATAAAAAGGGCTAG
- a CDS encoding transglutaminase TgpA family protein, producing MAITLNFPSTRTAGSVAIEPVPDRRALALLLLSVCLITVPHAWHIPLPLFGFFGVLAAWRAVTLYRQYGLPNRTQLTLLTLLAIALLVSQQRSFFGRDAGTAVFVVALGLKLLETRSRRDAYLVVNLAFIVAASQFLYQQSLWMAGYVLTVSGLLVVTLLSLHSATLPIGRMLKTGFAIGLHALPLALLMFVFFPRVEAPRWMWLQDQHKAVSGLTDRLEPGSISELSLSDALVFRVRFDGPIPPPARRYWRGPVYVETDGNGWRAVKQADQRADPPEIVGDRYAYTLLLEPQAQNLVYGLEMAESFGPELRRNRYYQLQVKEKPLERAEYRIVSGAEYRILPLSDQERRQALQLPQPVSGRLRDFVAGMQQEAAGPQDLIDGLLRYFRTENFYYTLTPPLMPDQPVETFLFETRRGFCSHYATALVYLLRIAGVPARVVGGYQGGEINPVGNFLEVRQADAHAWAEAWLPDKGWVRVDPTAAVAPERIERGVNVDLQIASGEVSFTSVSIGSAGDWLKRSRQLWQSIDYNWQRWVVNYNSENQAQFFRDWDIDSTFKLAQWLFASLLLVGLPLTAWLLKTRVAADRSVECYRQFCRKMAKAGVEIGYSEGALAFAERAAAAKPELAEQIERITALYIRIRYQAQSDAADLRTLKNRVRGLRI from the coding sequence ATGGCGATTACCCTGAATTTTCCTAGCACAAGGACGGCCGGCAGCGTAGCGATAGAACCGGTTCCGGACCGGCGGGCGTTGGCCTTGCTGTTGCTGTCGGTGTGCTTGATTACCGTGCCGCACGCCTGGCACATTCCGCTACCCTTGTTTGGGTTTTTCGGCGTGCTGGCGGCATGGCGGGCAGTGACCTTGTATCGGCAGTACGGTTTGCCGAATCGCACGCAGCTGACCTTGCTGACGTTGCTGGCCATTGCGCTGTTGGTCAGTCAGCAGCGCAGTTTTTTCGGGCGCGACGCCGGTACCGCCGTGTTTGTCGTGGCTTTAGGCTTGAAGTTGCTGGAAACGCGCAGTCGGCGCGACGCTTATCTGGTCGTCAATCTGGCTTTCATCGTGGCCGCTTCGCAGTTTTTATATCAGCAAAGCTTGTGGATGGCCGGGTATGTGTTAACGGTATCCGGCCTGTTGGTGGTGACTTTGCTCAGCTTGCATTCGGCTACGCTGCCGATAGGGCGGATGCTGAAAACGGGATTTGCTATCGGCTTGCACGCGCTACCCCTGGCGTTGCTGATGTTCGTGTTTTTTCCCAGGGTCGAAGCGCCGCGTTGGATGTGGTTGCAGGATCAGCACAAAGCCGTGTCCGGTCTGACGGACAGATTGGAGCCGGGCTCGATCAGCGAGCTGAGCCTGTCCGACGCTTTGGTGTTCAGAGTGCGCTTCGATGGGCCGATTCCGCCGCCCGCCCGACGCTATTGGCGCGGACCGGTATATGTCGAAACCGACGGCAACGGCTGGCGCGCGGTAAAGCAGGCGGATCAACGTGCCGATCCGCCGGAGATAGTCGGCGATCGGTACGCATATACCTTGTTGTTGGAGCCGCAAGCGCAGAATTTGGTGTACGGTTTGGAAATGGCTGAGTCTTTCGGTCCCGAGCTGAGGCGCAATCGTTATTACCAATTGCAGGTCAAGGAAAAACCGCTGGAGCGCGCCGAATACCGCATCGTGTCCGGGGCGGAATACAGGATTTTGCCGCTCAGCGACCAAGAGCGCCGGCAAGCCTTGCAATTACCGCAGCCGGTTTCCGGGCGCCTGCGCGATTTCGTCGCCGGTATGCAGCAAGAGGCCGCCGGTCCGCAAGACTTGATCGATGGGCTGCTGCGCTATTTTCGCACCGAAAATTTTTATTACACGCTGACGCCGCCGTTGATGCCGGATCAGCCTGTCGAGACCTTTCTGTTCGAAACCCGGCGAGGATTTTGCAGCCATTACGCGACCGCCTTGGTGTATTTGCTGAGAATTGCCGGCGTTCCGGCTAGGGTGGTCGGCGGTTATCAAGGCGGCGAAATCAATCCGGTCGGCAATTTTCTGGAAGTCAGGCAGGCGGATGCGCATGCATGGGCGGAGGCGTGGCTGCCGGATAAAGGTTGGGTCCGCGTGGATCCTACCGCGGCAGTGGCGCCGGAGCGCATAGAGCGAGGGGTGAACGTAGATTTGCAAATCGCCAGCGGCGAAGTCAGCTTTACGTCCGTCAGCATAGGATCGGCCGGAGATTGGCTGAAACGCAGCCGGCAATTATGGCAAAGCATCGATTACAACTGGCAACGCTGGGTGGTCAATTACAACAGCGAAAATCAAGCGCAATTTTTTCGCGATTGGGACATCGATAGCACGTTCAAGCTGGCGCAGTGGTTGTTTGCGAGTCTGTTACTCGTCGGATTGCCGTTAACCGCTTGGTTATTGAAAACGCGCGTCGCGGCGGATCGAAGCGTGGAATGCTATCGGCAGTTTTGCAGGAAAATGGCCAAGGCCGGCGTAGAAATCGGTTACAGCGAAGGCGCGCTAGCCTTCGCCGAGCGCGCCGCAGCCGCAAAACCGGAATTGGCGGAGCAAATCGAGCGGATTACCGCTTTGTACATTCGTATTCGCTATCAAGCGCAAAGCGATGCGGCCGATTTACGGACATTGAAAAATAGGGTGCGCGGGCTGCGTATCTAG
- the leuB gene encoding 3-isopropylmalate dehydrogenase, producing MTKKIAVLPGDGIGPEIVAEALKVLKFLNSDMDLGLNFETALVGGAAYDAFGTPLPQQTLNLCKHSDAVLLGAVGGPKWEPLPHAVRPERGLLGIRSELNLFSNLRPAILYPQLVAASTLKPEVVSGLDIMIVRELTGGIYFGQPRGIRLLENGEQQGYNTLVYSESEIRRIAHSAFKTAQKRQRKLCSVDKANVLECTELWRQVVTEVGKEYPDVQLSHMYVDNASMQLVRAPKQFDVIVTTNMFGDILSDTAAMLTGSIGMLPSASLDANGKGMYEPIHGSAPDIAGQGIANPLATILSAAMMLRYTFNEAGAAERIEQAVNTALDANVRTADIYSDGMKKVSTAQMGDAVVTALGG from the coding sequence ATGACGAAAAAAATCGCAGTATTGCCGGGCGACGGCATCGGCCCCGAAATCGTTGCCGAAGCGCTTAAAGTGTTGAAATTTTTAAACTCCGACATGGATCTCGGCTTAAATTTTGAAACCGCACTAGTCGGCGGCGCCGCATACGACGCGTTCGGTACGCCGCTGCCGCAGCAAACCCTGAATTTATGCAAACATTCCGACGCGGTGCTATTGGGCGCGGTCGGCGGCCCCAAATGGGAACCTCTGCCGCACGCGGTCAGGCCGGAACGCGGCCTGCTGGGCATTCGTTCCGAATTGAACCTTTTTTCGAATTTGCGCCCGGCTATCTTATACCCGCAATTGGTGGCGGCCTCCACACTGAAACCGGAAGTGGTATCCGGCTTGGACATCATGATCGTGCGCGAGCTGACCGGCGGCATCTATTTCGGTCAACCACGCGGCATTCGTTTACTGGAAAACGGCGAACAGCAGGGCTATAACACACTGGTATACAGCGAATCGGAAATCCGCCGCATCGCGCATTCCGCTTTCAAAACCGCGCAAAAACGCCAACGAAAACTGTGTTCGGTCGATAAAGCCAACGTACTGGAATGCACCGAACTGTGGCGGCAGGTGGTGACCGAAGTCGGCAAAGAATATCCCGACGTACAGCTCAGCCATATGTACGTCGACAATGCCTCCATGCAATTGGTGCGCGCGCCGAAACAATTCGACGTCATCGTCACCACCAATATGTTCGGCGATATTTTGTCGGATACGGCCGCCATGCTGACCGGCTCGATCGGCATGTTACCGTCCGCCTCTTTGGACGCCAACGGCAAAGGCATGTACGAACCGATACACGGCTCCGCGCCGGACATTGCCGGCCAAGGGATAGCCAATCCTTTGGCCACCATTTTGTCAGCCGCGATGATGCTACGCTATACCTTTAACGAAGCAGGCGCCGCAGAGCGTATCGAACAAGCCGTAAACACCGCTCTGGACGCTAATGTCAGAACCGCGGACATCTATTCCGACGGCATGAAAAAAGTTAGCACGGCGCAAATGGGCGACGCCGTCGTCACCGCCTTAGGAGGCTAA
- a CDS encoding aspartate-semialdehyde dehydrogenase, with translation MSKTYDVAVVGATGAVGETMISILEERNFPVGNVYALASERSAGKRIPFKGGSLVVQDLASFDFSKVQIGLFSPGASVSAEYAPKAAAAGCVVIDNTSQFRYDADIPLVVPEVNPEKVAEYKNRGIIANPNCSTIQMLVVLKPIYDAVGIERINVATYQAVSGTGKEAIEELATQTANLLNAKPVQPSVYPKQIAFNVLPQIDVFMDNGYTKEEMKMVWETRKIMGDDSIQVNPTAVRVPVFFGHSEAVHIETKRKISVEEVKALLNAAPGVTVLDERVAGGYPTAVTESAGHDDVYVGRIREDISHPMGINLWVVGDNVRKGAALNSVQIAEVLVKKYI, from the coding sequence ATGTCGAAAACCTACGACGTCGCGGTTGTCGGTGCCACCGGGGCCGTTGGCGAAACCATGATCAGCATCTTGGAAGAACGCAATTTTCCGGTGGGCAATGTATATGCTCTGGCCAGCGAACGCTCCGCGGGCAAGCGCATTCCGTTCAAAGGCGGCTCGCTGGTCGTCCAGGACTTGGCGAGTTTCGATTTTTCCAAAGTGCAGATAGGCCTATTTTCCCCCGGCGCGTCGGTCTCCGCGGAATATGCGCCTAAGGCCGCCGCCGCCGGCTGCGTGGTGATAGACAACACCTCGCAATTTAGGTACGACGCCGACATTCCGCTGGTGGTCCCGGAAGTCAACCCGGAAAAAGTGGCCGAATACAAAAACCGCGGCATCATCGCCAACCCCAACTGCTCCACCATCCAAATGCTGGTGGTGTTGAAACCGATATACGACGCGGTGGGCATAGAACGCATCAACGTCGCCACCTATCAGGCCGTTTCCGGCACGGGCAAAGAGGCGATCGAAGAGCTGGCCACCCAAACCGCTAACTTGTTGAATGCCAAGCCGGTGCAGCCCAGCGTTTATCCCAAACAAATCGCCTTCAACGTGTTGCCGCAAATCGACGTGTTCATGGACAACGGCTATACCAAAGAAGAAATGAAAATGGTCTGGGAAACCCGCAAAATCATGGGCGACGACAGCATTCAGGTTAACCCGACGGCGGTCAGAGTTCCGGTGTTTTTCGGCCATTCGGAAGCCGTACACATCGAAACCAAACGTAAAATCAGCGTCGAGGAAGTCAAAGCCCTGCTCAATGCGGCTCCCGGCGTCACCGTATTGGATGAACGCGTAGCCGGCGGCTATCCGACCGCGGTAACCGAATCGGCCGGCCACGACGACGTCTACGTTGGACGCATCAGAGAAGACATATCCCATCCTATGGGTATAAACCTTTGGGTGGTTGGGGATAATGTCAGAAAAGGTGCGGCGCTTAACAGTGTGCAGATTGCCGAAGTGCTGGTAAAAAAATACATCTAA
- a CDS encoding NfeD family protein — translation MEATQIEFWYWWVLATGFLAIELLAPGFFFLWLAVSGFVVGSLVWMQPAVSFEIQLLIFSVLAVASVLVWRRYFHAKDQQSDQPLLNKRGAQYIGRTFNLVTAIENGQGKIKVDDTTWKVQGPDCPLGSKVKVLNVKGVVFEVERCGEATEPGK, via the coding sequence ATGGAGGCGACGCAAATCGAATTTTGGTATTGGTGGGTGTTGGCGACCGGTTTTTTGGCAATAGAGCTATTGGCCCCCGGCTTTTTTTTCCTGTGGCTGGCGGTTTCCGGTTTTGTGGTGGGGTCGCTGGTCTGGATGCAGCCGGCCGTATCGTTTGAAATACAGTTATTGATTTTTTCGGTACTGGCGGTGGCTTCAGTGTTGGTTTGGCGCCGTTATTTCCACGCCAAGGACCAGCAAAGCGATCAACCCTTGCTGAATAAACGAGGGGCGCAATATATCGGGCGTACCTTTAATTTGGTTACCGCCATCGAAAACGGCCAAGGCAAGATCAAAGTGGACGATACGACTTGGAAAGTGCAGGGGCCGGATTGCCCGTTGGGCAGCAAGGTGAAGGTGCTTAACGTGAAAGGCGTGGTATTCGAGGTGGAGCGTTGCGGCGAAGCTACGGAGCCGGGAAAATAG
- the leuC gene encoding 3-isopropylmalate dehydratase large subunit: MAGKTLYDKLWDDHIVHVEDDGSCLIYIDRQLLHEVTSPQAFDGLRLAGRKPWRTSRNLAVADHNVPTTDRAKGIADPISRLQVDTLDNNCRAFGITEFDMSDMRQGIVHVVGPEQGATLPGMTVVCGDSHTSTHGASAALAFGIGTSEVEHALATQCLVQKKAKNMLIKVDGQTGPGVTAKDIVLAIIGKIGTAGGTGYTIEFGGAAIRALSMEGRMTVCNMAIEAGARAGLVAVDETTIDYYRDRPYSPKGDDWHMAVRYWQNLHSDADAKFDKVVELNAADIKPQVTWGTSPEMVVPVDAQVPDPAQEPDPVKRESMLRALQYMGLQAGQKITDIRIDRVFIGSCTNSRIEDLRAAAGAIKGRRKADTVKQVLIVPGSGLIKRQAEAEGLDQIFLEAGFEWREPGCSMCLAMNADRLEAGEHCASTSNRNFEGRQGYGGRTHLVSPAMAAAAAIAGHFVNVAEEL; this comes from the coding sequence ATGGCAGGTAAAACTTTATACGACAAACTTTGGGACGACCACATCGTACACGTCGAAGACGACGGTTCGTGCTTGATCTACATCGATAGGCAATTGCTGCACGAAGTCACTTCTCCTCAGGCCTTCGACGGCCTGAGGCTGGCGGGGCGCAAGCCCTGGCGCACCTCGCGCAATCTGGCGGTGGCCGATCATAACGTGCCGACCACCGATAGAGCCAAAGGCATTGCCGACCCGATTTCTCGCCTGCAAGTGGATACGCTGGACAACAATTGCCGCGCATTCGGCATTACCGAATTCGACATGAGCGACATGCGGCAAGGCATAGTCCACGTGGTAGGTCCGGAACAAGGCGCTACCTTGCCGGGCATGACCGTGGTATGCGGGGATTCGCATACCTCCACCCACGGCGCTTCGGCCGCCTTAGCCTTCGGCATCGGCACCTCCGAAGTGGAGCATGCGCTGGCCACTCAATGCCTGGTGCAAAAAAAAGCCAAAAACATGCTGATCAAAGTCGATGGCCAAACCGGCCCCGGCGTGACAGCGAAAGACATCGTACTGGCCATCATCGGCAAAATCGGTACCGCCGGCGGTACCGGCTATACCATCGAATTCGGCGGCGCAGCGATCCGCGCCCTAAGCATGGAAGGACGTATGACAGTTTGCAACATGGCGATAGAAGCCGGCGCCCGCGCCGGACTCGTAGCCGTCGACGAGACCACCATAGATTATTACCGTGACCGGCCTTATTCGCCCAAAGGCGACGACTGGCATATGGCGGTACGCTACTGGCAAAACTTGCATTCCGACGCCGACGCCAAATTCGACAAAGTCGTCGAACTAAACGCCGCCGACATCAAACCGCAAGTAACCTGGGGTACCTCCCCGGAAATGGTAGTACCGGTCGATGCGCAGGTGCCCGATCCGGCCCAAGAACCCGACCCGGTCAAACGCGAAAGCATGCTGCGCGCGTTGCAATACATGGGCCTGCAGGCCGGGCAAAAAATCACCGACATCCGCATAGACAGAGTCTTCATCGGTTCCTGCACCAACTCGCGCATCGAAGACTTACGGGCCGCAGCCGGCGCGATCAAAGGCCGCCGCAAAGCCGACACGGTGAAACAAGTGTTGATCGTGCCCGGCTCCGGCTTGATCAAACGGCAAGCCGAAGCGGAAGGCCTGGATCAAATCTTCCTCGAAGCCGGATTCGAATGGCGGGAACCCGGCTGTTCGATGTGTCTGGCTATGAACGCCGATCGCCTGGAAGCCGGCGAACACTGCGCCTCGACCTCCAATCGCAATTTCGAGGGCAGACAGGGTTACGGCGGACGCACCCATCTGGTCAGCCCGGCCATGGCCGCCGCCGCCGCCATTGCCGGCCATTTCGTCAACGTTGCGGAGGAGTTGTAA
- the leuD gene encoding 3-isopropylmalate dehydratase small subunit yields MQAFTTLTALVAPLDRANVDTDAIIPKQFLKSIRRAGFGPYLFDEWRYLDRGEPEMDCNNRPLNPDFVLNQPQYQGAQILLTRENFGCGSSREHAPWALEDYGFRAIIAPSFADIFFNNCFKNGILPIVLPAEQVDQLFKELIDGYRLTVDLARKTITTPDGRQIGFDVDDNRRYRLLNGLDDIGLTLQHAERIKAYEAERAKRAPWLFHDA; encoded by the coding sequence ATGCAGGCATTTACCACCTTGACGGCCTTGGTGGCGCCATTGGATCGCGCCAACGTTGATACCGACGCCATCATCCCCAAACAGTTCTTGAAATCGATTCGTAGAGCCGGATTCGGCCCGTATCTGTTCGACGAATGGCGCTATCTGGACCGCGGCGAACCGGAAATGGATTGCAACAATCGCCCGTTGAACCCGGACTTCGTATTAAATCAACCGCAATATCAAGGCGCCCAAATATTGTTGACCCGGGAAAACTTCGGCTGCGGCTCGTCGCGCGAGCACGCACCTTGGGCGCTGGAAGACTACGGCTTCAGAGCTATCATTGCCCCAAGCTTTGCCGATATTTTTTTCAACAATTGCTTTAAGAACGGCATCTTGCCCATCGTGTTACCCGCCGAACAGGTAGATCAGTTATTCAAAGAGTTGATCGACGGCTATCGACTGACTGTCGATTTGGCGCGGAAAACCATCACCACACCCGACGGCCGGCAAATCGGCTTCGACGTGGACGACAACCGCCGTTACCGTTTATTAAACGGTTTGGACGATATAGGCCTGACGTTACAACATGCCGAGCGCATCAAAGCTTACGAGGCGGAGCGCGCCAAACGCGCACCTTGGCTGTTTCACGACGCATAA
- a CDS encoding FimV/HubP family polar landmark protein, translating into MKESNVKAVSQLLAMVSLLAPITAQPLGIGDIELHSALNQKLEAQIKLHIASGENPADVSVRLAPPEKFDQAGIPWSYFLSKIKFQPVVQANGDIVVKVSSREPITEPFLNFLLEINWPQGSQYREYTVLIDPPAEYQPSPLPSAISPEYRIEPLEEPSAPKATPRRSRSPIRTASTISPQTPTDGEYGPTQSADTLWHIAQQLAQQREVPTKQMLTALYRANPDAFNHGNINSLKTGVVLKIPETAAIMQSGPKAGAKAAAPVKPQPSDVKPSKPLELVAPSDAKIAENAEVGAQVKSGGTSTGGNISGDSGAGEADAGQADLQARIDRLEQQINMMQQLLALKDQQLATLQNQGAAVPSQPAPTPEPEAKTQPETPDVQQEVPTPTAPIEPAQQTTPAPQPPPTAEPTPIVPKPVPQPRKPVPPPVPEVVAEEEGFFSSSVYYLTAGGLGLGILGALGWLYRRKRKPEGQPDTESMFASATQIRMPDADSALSVPVLDMTSSGNYDVGTVGESSFISDFTPSDFEAFDTDQAEVDPLSEADVYLAYGRYQQAEDLIKEAIKEHPQKDEFKLKLLEIFYANENREAFENYAQELAKAGKQADKGFWNKVTDMASEIVPDSPLFGGTAASETATASPAQHSKETKASFEPKSEPATPETDAAGELQLDDDLSELRLDEDAALDDNGLDFDLSSFSIGDDEAEEDKQNTADTDIESIEFNFDNLGSVAEQKSTGEKSPAEEFETFDFSFDLDDSLPKSAEQAPAPQPEETASATEVEEPDGWDFPEFVSPAQDKSATPLTLASSGSKEPENIAAGDADEFDFNFDFDAPALGAEEESDFGLGVSDLTDMDELETKIDLAKAYIDMGDTEAARKIASEVLEKGSKEQKQAAQALLDELI; encoded by the coding sequence GTGAAGGAATCGAACGTAAAAGCTGTGTCCCAACTGTTGGCGATGGTATCGTTATTGGCGCCGATAACCGCACAGCCGTTAGGTATCGGAGATATAGAATTACATTCGGCACTCAACCAAAAACTGGAAGCGCAAATCAAACTTCATATCGCTTCCGGCGAAAATCCTGCCGACGTTAGCGTGCGTTTGGCGCCGCCTGAAAAATTCGATCAAGCCGGCATCCCTTGGAGTTATTTTCTTTCCAAAATCAAATTTCAACCGGTTGTTCAAGCTAACGGCGACATCGTCGTCAAAGTATCCTCGCGCGAACCGATCACCGAGCCTTTTCTGAATTTCTTGCTGGAAATCAATTGGCCGCAGGGTAGCCAATATCGCGAATACACCGTCCTGATCGATCCGCCGGCGGAATACCAACCATCGCCTCTTCCAAGCGCGATTAGTCCGGAATACCGTATCGAGCCGTTGGAAGAGCCGAGCGCGCCCAAGGCTACGCCACGCCGCAGCCGCAGTCCGATTCGCACCGCTTCGACTATTTCACCGCAAACGCCGACCGACGGAGAATACGGACCAACGCAAAGCGCGGATACCTTGTGGCACATCGCACAACAATTAGCTCAGCAACGCGAAGTCCCCACCAAGCAAATGCTGACGGCGCTGTACCGCGCCAACCCCGACGCATTCAATCACGGCAATATCAATTCGTTAAAAACCGGAGTCGTTTTAAAAATTCCCGAAACAGCGGCGATTATGCAATCCGGGCCAAAAGCCGGCGCTAAAGCAGCCGCACCGGTCAAGCCGCAACCTAGCGATGTCAAACCGTCTAAACCGCTGGAGCTTGTCGCCCCCAGCGATGCAAAAATAGCCGAGAACGCCGAAGTCGGCGCTCAAGTCAAATCCGGCGGAACCTCTACCGGCGGCAATATCAGCGGCGATAGCGGAGCCGGTGAAGCGGACGCCGGTCAAGCCGATCTACAAGCCCGTATCGACCGCCTGGAACAGCAGATCAACATGATGCAGCAATTGTTGGCGTTGAAAGACCAACAATTGGCGACGTTACAAAACCAAGGCGCGGCCGTACCCAGCCAACCCGCGCCAACGCCTGAGCCTGAGGCCAAAACACAGCCGGAAACTCCGGACGTACAGCAGGAAGTCCCGACACCGACGGCGCCTATAGAACCGGCGCAACAAACAACGCCGGCACCGCAACCGCCTCCCACAGCCGAGCCGACGCCGATTGTCCCCAAACCTGTTCCGCAACCGCGTAAACCAGTTCCTCCACCGGTACCGGAAGTGGTTGCAGAAGAAGAGGGCTTCTTTTCTTCGTCCGTATATTACCTGACAGCCGGGGGACTAGGCCTTGGCATTCTAGGTGCACTGGGCTGGCTATACCGGCGTAAACGCAAACCGGAAGGGCAACCCGATACCGAAAGCATGTTTGCCTCGGCCACCCAAATCAGAATGCCGGACGCAGACAGCGCATTATCGGTACCGGTTCTCGACATGACCTCCAGCGGCAATTACGATGTCGGCACGGTAGGGGAAAGCTCCTTCATCAGCGACTTTACTCCCAGCGATTTCGAGGCTTTCGATACCGATCAAGCCGAAGTGGACCCATTATCGGAGGCCGATGTTTATCTGGCTTACGGCCGCTACCAACAAGCGGAAGATTTGATCAAAGAAGCGATCAAAGAGCATCCTCAGAAAGACGAATTTAAGCTCAAACTGCTGGAAATCTTCTACGCCAACGAAAACCGCGAAGCCTTCGAAAATTACGCCCAAGAACTCGCCAAGGCCGGCAAACAGGCCGATAAAGGGTTTTGGAACAAAGTGACCGATATGGCTAGCGAAATCGTTCCGGACTCGCCGTTATTCGGCGGAACGGCCGCATCCGAAACGGCAACCGCCAGCCCCGCGCAGCATAGCAAAGAGACTAAAGCCTCATTCGAACCGAAATCGGAACCCGCAACGCCGGAGACTGACGCAGCAGGCGAATTGCAGTTGGACGACGACTTAAGCGAATTACGGCTGGACGAAGACGCAGCGCTGGACGACAACGGCCTGGACTTCGATTTGAGTTCGTTTTCTATCGGCGATGATGAAGCCGAGGAAGACAAACAAAATACCGCGGATACCGACATCGAATCGATAGAATTTAACTTCGACAATTTAGGTTCGGTTGCAGAGCAAAAATCTACAGGGGAAAAATCGCCGGCCGAAGAATTCGAAACTTTCGATTTCAGCTTCGATTTGGACGACAGCCTGCCCAAATCCGCCGAACAAGCCCCCGCACCGCAACCGGAAGAAACGGCGTCGGCTACCGAGGTCGAAGAACCGGACGGCTGGGATTTCCCCGAATTTGTCAGCCCGGCACAAGACAAATCCGCGACTCCGCTGACGCTAGCCTCTTCCGGCAGCAAAGAGCCGGAGAACATCGCCGCTGGCGACGCGGACGAATTCGACTTCAATTTCGACTTCGATGCCCCCGCCCTGGGCGCGGAAGAAGAAAGCGATTTCGGCTTAGGCGTTTCCGATTTAACCGATATGGATGAATTGGAAACTAAAATCGACCTCGCCAAAGCCTATATCGACATGGGCGACACCGAAGCGGCCAGAAAAATCGCGAGCGAGGTTCTGGAGAAAGGTTCGAAAGAACAAAAACAAGCGGCACAAGCTTTGCTGGACGAACTCATCTAA